The Thalassospira sp. TSL5-1 sequence GATAGCGGTCAGGAATCGCGTACCGAATACCGGGTATTGGGCCGCGCACCGGGCAAAACCTGGCTGGAACTCGTCCCCCATACCGGGCGCACCCACCAGTTGCGTGTGCATCTGGACCATATTGGGTTTCCGGTACTGGGTGATCCGTTTTATGGCACGGGCGAAGCGCCGGTATTTGGTGCCCCGCCGACATTGCATTTGTTATCGCGCCATCTGGTCGTGCCGTACCATGCCGACCGCGAGCCGGTGATTGCCGATGCCCCGCCGCCCGAATTAATGCGCGATGCGCTGGTGGCTTGTGGCTATGAGGGTGAATTTACCCCGCACCGCAGCTCAATTGACCGTCAATATGGCAGCGAGGACGGAGATACTGACAGCCGAGAGCAAAGTTTCGACAGTGACGATTGACGCCATTACATCGGCATCCCCGCCAAGCTGGCGGGCGAGGATATAGGCATTGCCGGCGCAGGGCATGCCCGCATACAAAACCCCCATTGCCAGCACCATGCCGTCAATCCCGGCAAGGTGCAGGGCAATGCCGGTGGCAAGCGGCAAAAACGCCAGCTTGATGACATTGCTAAAGGCAATCGCACCAAGCGAACGCCGGTCGAGAATAAATTTAAGACCCGCCCCGACCGAAAGCAGGCTGAGCGGCAGGGCAGCGGTTTTCAGCAGGGAAGCGGTGTTTTCAATCGGCAGGGGGATGTGGATATGGGTGACATTCATAATCGCCCCGGCCCCGGCGGCCAGAATGATGGGGTTTTTGGCAAGGCCAATGGCAATACGTTTGAAATTACCACCCCGGCCATTGAG is a genomic window containing:
- a CDS encoding RluA family pseudouridine synthase, whose translation is MTHPIAQDLIACILHRDSNMIIINKPPGLASHGGPKTYFHVDAYLPDMTFGIASIPTLAHRLDRDTAGCLLLCRHAKSSKRITRLFTEKKIEKAYWAVVRGEMPDDHGFIDAPIAKLNDESGWRMTVDDSGQESRTEYRVLGRAPGKTWLELVPHTGRTHQLRVHLDHIGFPVLGDPFYGTGEAPVFGAPPTLHLLSRHLVVPYHADREPVIADAPPPELMRDALVACGYEGEFTPHRSSIDRQYGSEDGDTDSREQSFDSDD
- a CDS encoding AEC family transporter; its protein translation is MSFAYTLIAAIFPIFATIIIGAVLKKYLIQSGEVWAGIDRLTYYLLLPALLMIGIYHADFSTGHAGKAVMITMAATLGLAAVLLVFRRVITPNTPLFTSIFQGSVRYNSYVLLAVAEALFGSDGLALAIVFIAVMVITTNILAVVVLNALNGRGGNFKRIAIGLAKNPIILAAGAGAIMNVTHIHIPLPIENTASLLKTAALPLSLLSVGAGLKFILDRRSLGAIAFSNVIKLAFLPLATGIALHLAGIDGMVLAMGVLYAGMPCAGNAYILARQLGGDADVMASIVTVETLLSAVSISVLAAILTVN